A section of the Paenibacillus yonginensis genome encodes:
- a CDS encoding WXG100 family type VII secretion target: MRISIEPEQLRSAGSGLQRSAEQLHTIAEHLNRMLYSFSQENESAWAAVMAKWEQARLLSEQFGQELFRLGQGLQVRSAAYDEEDRHFGSTFARGTGSYGQAASLYRTLRLGTDSLILPSAKFSPGVISNPRSAVDAVRREWHETRYGHQELKGTWDSGEPADSGQPDTLRWSSGNHTTPFSGLTRKKMAEKMILNEAALNPQPWVFTNPASGL; encoded by the coding sequence ATGCGTATTAGTATAGAACCCGAACAGCTCCGTTCTGCAGGCAGCGGCCTGCAGCGCTCCGCCGAGCAGCTGCATACGATTGCCGAGCATTTGAACCGGATGCTGTATTCGTTCAGTCAGGAAAATGAATCGGCATGGGCAGCCGTCATGGCCAAATGGGAACAGGCCCGCCTGTTATCCGAACAGTTTGGACAAGAGCTGTTCCGTTTAGGGCAAGGGCTGCAGGTTCGTTCCGCTGCCTATGACGAAGAGGACCGGCATTTCGGCAGCACCTTCGCAAGAGGGACCGGCTCCTACGGACAGGCCGCCAGCTTGTACCGGACGCTCCGGCTGGGGACGGACTCGCTGATCCTGCCTTCGGCCAAATTTTCCCCGGGAGTGATCAGCAATCCAAGGTCGGCTGTTGATGCCGTACGCAGGGAATGGCATGAAACGAGATACGGCCATCAAGAGCTTAAAGGTACTTGGGACAGCGGCGAACCGGCGGACTCGGGGCAGCCAGACACTCTTAGATGGTCTTCGGGGAACCACACTACTCCATTCTCAGGTCTGACCCGTAAAAAAATGGCGGAAAAAATGATCCTGAATGAAGCCGCCTTAAATCCACAGCCGTGGGTGTTTACGAACCCGGCTTCCGGTTTGTAG
- a CDS encoding WXG100 family type VII secretion target — MAGRIMVNPEQIEEMARQFLQGGEQSRQIIAGLTQMVNSLEQEWEGLSKQRFFHEFQEADKQMQAFVSMLESIGEELAAMSNKFRALDQTRF, encoded by the coding sequence ATGGCAGGCAGAATCATGGTGAATCCGGAACAAATTGAAGAGATGGCGCGTCAATTTCTTCAGGGAGGCGAGCAAAGCCGCCAGATCATTGCCGGTTTAACCCAAATGGTCAACAGCTTGGAACAGGAATGGGAAGGATTATCCAAGCAGCGTTTCTTCCATGAGTTCCAGGAAGCGGACAAACAAATGCAAGCTTTTGTGTCTATGCTGGAATCGATCGGCGAAGAGCTGGCAGCGATGTCAAACAAGTTCAGGGCTCTGGATCAGACACGTTTCTAA